The Candidatus Dependentiae bacterium genome contains the following window.
ATACATTTCACACACAAAAAAACCGAATCTTTGCTATTGAACAAGAAAATAAAAAGATCATGTGGTTTTGTATGTGTGCAAGTTTTTTAATCCTTTCTATTGGATTTGGCTGTACTAAATCCATTTTATACTGGTTAATACCGCTCAAATTTCATGAAGCGATTAATTATATGGGTCTTTTATTAATCGGATCTGTTTTTTATTTAGGAACTCATTTTTTAAACTGCTTAATACAGTATCATAAAAAAAGTCGTTTTTTAGGCTTCGTACTTATACTGCCTGCAAGTTTAAATATTGTGCTTAACATATTACTTGTTCCTTACTTTTCTATCTATGGATGCGTGATTGCCACATTAATTTCATATGTTATGTATTTTCTTATCACACTACTATACAACAAAAAACTATGCCTTTACTCAAATTTAACTATGCATAAATAGGGCTGTTTACATCAAGATTCATTCGGTTCATACTCAAAGAAAATGAGGTAGTAATACGAGTAAAGAATTATACTCATCAATTAACATTGAAGGATCTGGTATGAAATCTCACCATTACCTTTTATTCATCCATGCTCTTATGATATACGGTAACATTTTATGTTCTCACACCGCTCCTAATAAACCAAAAGTACCGCCTTTACCAATACCCCTCAAGTAACTTCTGATTATATAGAACAACATTACGGAAAACCAAATTCACCACATTTACCCTTAACTCCCAGAACTTCTGCACATATCATTCTCAAACAACTGCTTGAAGCCTTTAGTTAAAATAATTGAGACAAGGCTCGCACAAAATCATTAACATCGCCTGATTTGAAAAGCAATGCCTCTTTAGGGCGCCAACATACATCAGTAGTCACTACCGGTTTACCACACCACAAGGCCTCTTCAATGCTGACACTTGCACCATCACTCAATGTAGGGCGCACAAAAACATCCACTTTTTTCAGTAATGGCCAGAGCTCTTTTTGTCCGGATAAAATATAGATATGATTTTGTAATTCAAGCTGCTCAATCCGCTGCATACATTGCGCAAAATAATCTTTATCACCCATTTGACCCAAAACAAAAATCAAACCGACATGCATATCTTTTTTACGCAATTGAGAAAGTGCATCAATAGACTGATCAAAACCGTATAAATCTTTTCCATCAATAAGTGATAACGCAAAAGCATTACCCAACAACAGATGGTCATGTTCTGCAATAAAATTGAATATCTCTTTGGGATAGGTCTGTATAATAGCTTTTTCTCGTTTCTCATCGGGAGGTAAAAATGCAGATTCAATAGTAGTTATTCGTGCAGGCATAATACTACTTTGCTGATAACTTTGTGCAGTGCGCGAACCAATATATATATGTTTTTGTATATACGGCATTAATCGGTTTAAACTGTCTTTCCAATCTTTTGACTGTTTATACAGATATCGACAGTCATGCTCAATCAATACAACATCAAAGGTTAATATTTTTTTCAACCACACAATAAAACGTAATTCACGCAATCCATTGCTTAAATACAATGTATGCAAATGCAATTCATGCGGTTTATATTTCATTAAAAAATAAAAGAGATGCAACAAATAAACATAAAAAAAACGATAGCGAAACTCTCGACAGGTATTGAAATGTATCACATGATTTGCCTGCTTTTTAAGTTTTGCAATTACACGTTGCACATGAACTGAAACACCGCCCAAGGGCGGTGGTGTTGGCCCCAAAACTGCAATTCGTCTGTTACATATATCATCTGTATACTGATGTTTTAATACATTCATTTACAAAATCTCTCAACATGCGATTTCCAAGTGAAGTTTTGTATCACTTGCTGCTGCAATCTATTGCCAATTTCATTTCTTTGCGCCAATTGCATATTGACAACATGCTCAATTGCATGGACAAAACCATCTATATCATCAGGAGCAATCAACAAATGATCCTTCTTTTGTTCATACAACAATTCTGCTAATTGCTCAATATCAGATGCAATTATCGGTTTTGCCATCGCCATATATTCAAAAAGTTTTGTTGGTGAACCAAAAAATCGAGTGCCGTCACGATTACTTTGTGTTGGGCATAAAAATGCATCACAGGAACTTAAATATGCCGGCACCTGTTCACTATTAATCATGCCGACGAATGTTACATTATCAAGCACATTTTCATACTTGAGCATTGTATATAATGTTTTTCTTAATAATCCGTCACCAATTAATAAAAAATGCACATTCTTATTTTTTCTGACAACACGTGGAATAATATCACCTAATAACTCAACCCCATGCCACGGACCAAAAGTACCTGAAAATCCAAATACACATCGATCTTGTATGTTTAAACTTTTGCGCAATGCCATACGTTCATCATGTAATATATGTGGATTAAATTGGTTAATATCAACACCGTTAGGATTAACTTTTATTTTTTGTTCATCAATTCCACGATCTATCAACTGCTCTTTGAGTACCTGAGAAACAACTATTATAGTATCGGCATGATTTAAATTAAATTTTTCAACTTTTTCAATCAACCATGATAAATGCAGCTTACGCCCTTTTGACCAATGCTTATCTACCCAAACTTCTGATCCATTAAATTCTAAGAACAAGGGAATATTAAATGAAGCACTTAACCA
Protein-coding sequences here:
- a CDS encoding glycosyltransferase family 4 protein encodes the protein MNVLKHQYTDDICNRRIAVLGPTPPPLGGVSVHVQRVIAKLKKQANHVIHFNTCREFRYRFFYVYLLHLFYFLMKYKPHELHLHTLYLSNGLRELRFIVWLKKILTFDVVLIEHDCRYLYKQSKDWKDSLNRLMPYIQKHIYIGSRTAQSYQQSSIMPARITTIESAFLPPDEKREKAIIQTYPKEIFNFIAEHDHLLLGNAFALSLIDGKDLYGFDQSIDALSQLRKKDMHVGLIFVLGQMGDKDYFAQCMQRIEQLELQNHIYILSGQKELWPLLKKVDVFVRPTLSDGASVSIEEALWCGKPVVTTDVCWRPKEALLFKSGDVNDFVRALSQLF
- a CDS encoding glycosyltransferase family 4 protein, with the protein product MQNKKKRIIYLRTDLGTKDLIGGGSVAHTLGVINGLNQLGHDLFIVSSAMHKLLQHAIQNVTLLHMPAWLKPFGFKLNALISNIIFYLKSIKIIKKNNVNLIYQRYSMLNCVGVWLSASFNIPLFLEFNGSEVWVDKHWSKGRKLHLSWLIEKVEKFNLNHADTIIVVSQVLKEQLIDRGIDEQKIKVNPNGVDINQFNPHILHDERMALRKSLNIQDRCVFGFSGTFGPWHGVELLGDIIPRVVRKNKNVHFLLIGDGLLRKTLYTMLKYENVLDNVTFVGMINSEQVPAYLSSCDAFLCPTQSNRDGTRFFGSPTKLFEYMAMAKPIIASDIEQLAELLYEQKKDHLLIAPDDIDGFVHAIEHVVNMQLAQRNEIGNRLQQQVIQNFTWKSHVERFCK